The Clostridia bacterium genome has a window encoding:
- a CDS encoding 4Fe-4S dicluster domain-containing protein has protein sequence MAVEFKPIIYEDGTGIFHLYPGLCKGCGLCIQKCPVDTIGWSDTLGVFGTPTVEPGHGDPCIACKNCQAVCPDCAILILRKPKKEK, from the coding sequence ATGGCGGTAGAGTTTAAACCAATTATTTATGAAGACGGCACCGGCATTTTTCACCTGTATCCCGGCCTTTGTAAAGGCTGCGGCCTCTGCATCCAAAAATGCCCGGTGGATACCATCGGCTGGTCCGATACCCTGGGAGTCTTTGGTACGCCAACGGTAGAGCCGGGCCACGGCGATCCCTGCATTGCCTGCAAGAACTGTCAAGCCGTTTGTCCTGATTGCGCTATCTTGATCTTGCGCAAGCCAAAAAAGGAAAAGTAA
- a CDS encoding ketoisovalerate oxidoreductase has product MGTTMKIALAGEGGQGVQSVAMILTEGAYESGKEAIYIPNFGVEQRGGVSVAFVQIGDEPVKAPKFKTGDIVIALSDRAIHRTSMYVGSQTVFIYDESANVSEQELPRQAKSLFAIPAIRVAKEEFHPRVFNIIILGALLGISHVLTESQARAAIEKKLGYKFEQNPSLRDMNFRALARGIELVKGLM; this is encoded by the coding sequence ATGGGAACAACGATGAAAATTGCCCTGGCCGGTGAAGGAGGACAAGGGGTCCAATCGGTGGCGATGATTCTCACGGAAGGAGCCTATGAAAGCGGCAAGGAAGCCATCTACATCCCCAATTTCGGCGTGGAACAAAGGGGTGGGGTGTCCGTGGCCTTTGTCCAAATCGGTGATGAACCCGTCAAAGCGCCCAAATTTAAAACGGGCGACATAGTCATTGCCCTCAGTGACCGGGCCATCCACAGGACAAGCATGTATGTGGGTTCCCAGACCGTTTTCATCTACGATGAAAGCGCCAATGTATCAGAACAGGAACTGCCCAGGCAGGCGAAAAGCTTGTTCGCCATTCCCGCCATCCGGGTGGCCAAAGAAGAGTTCCACCCCCGGGTCTTTAACATTATTATCCTCGGGGCTCTCCTCGGCATCAGTCACGTTTTGACTGAATCGCAAGCCCGGGCGGCCATTGAGAAGAAGCTGGGCTATAAGTTTGAGCAAAATCCAAGCCTCAGAGATATGAATTTCCGGGCCCTGGCGCGGGGGATTGAGTTGGTAAAGGGTCTCATGTAG
- a CDS encoding 2-oxoglutarate synthase, whose product MTAVPQPPMPAVWRAETKPHKFCPGCGHPLVLKTLGEAIGELDIRGRTVFGCDIGCSLLAWDFFNLDTVQAHHGRVTPVMVGMRRANPDLICVAYMGDGGGYAIGSQHLINAATRNEKILVILVNNTLYAMTGGQMAPTTLPAQKTETSPFGRDPEVTGNPTLGPEMIRAIAPSSAYVARGTVARLPQLKKFIKKGLENVMAGRGFAFVEALSLCPTNWRTNAEETWKFLEEDMHRHFPVGELTPGKGEG is encoded by the coding sequence ATGACGGCTGTGCCTCAACCGCCCATGCCCGCCGTCTGGCGGGCGGAAACCAAACCCCACAAGTTTTGTCCCGGGTGCGGACACCCGCTGGTCCTGAAAACGCTGGGGGAAGCCATTGGGGAACTGGACATCCGGGGAAGAACTGTTTTTGGCTGTGATATCGGCTGCTCTCTTTTGGCCTGGGACTTTTTCAATCTCGATACGGTACAAGCCCATCACGGCCGGGTCACGCCGGTGATGGTGGGCATGCGCCGGGCCAATCCTGACCTCATATGTGTCGCCTACATGGGGGACGGGGGCGGCTATGCCATCGGCTCCCAGCACCTCATCAATGCCGCCACCCGCAATGAAAAAATACTGGTGATCCTGGTGAATAACACCCTCTATGCCATGACCGGGGGACAAATGGCCCCCACTACCCTGCCGGCGCAGAAAACGGAGACTTCGCCCTTTGGCCGGGACCCGGAAGTGACCGGCAATCCCACCCTGGGCCCGGAAATGATCCGGGCCATTGCGCCGTCCAGCGCTTATGTGGCCCGGGGGACGGTAGCAAGACTGCCCCAGCTCAAGAAATTCATCAAAAAGGGCTTGGAAAACGTGATGGCCGGCCGCGGCTTTGCCTTCGTGGAAGCCTTGTCCCTGTGTCCTACCAACTGGCGCACGAACGCGGAAGAAACGTGGAAGTTTCTGGAAGAAGATATGCACCGCCACTTCCCCGTGGGGGAGTTAACTCCCGGGAAAGGAGAGGGTTAA
- a CDS encoding ferredoxin oxidoreductase produces MAVKPIEGEKRAFMTGNEAVAWAALAAGAEIMYGYPITPQTEIMHYWTRLAQKYDREFLQTEDELSAGFCCIGGVLAGKKAFTGTAGPGTVLMQEPLSMAEMMRIPVVTVICQRGGPSTATVIYSQQETRLTCFGGNGEGYRIVYSPAGQQDLFDYTIKAFNTAWKYRFPTFILSDGYQAKMREPLTIYDPEVRGIQLVPTEPILGGPGIPGVDREPVHVRNTYNMEEELYEVIMEMDRDYRRIAPEVVEYRAKYIDDAELVILAHGIVARATEGATDELRKAGLKVGHFRPITLRPFPAEALRQGLARAKKILVVESAMGQLAGMVKEALYPLDIPLDTYFRPGEGITVEEVVEKVRKDKG; encoded by the coding sequence ATGGCGGTAAAGCCGATTGAGGGAGAAAAAAGGGCATTTATGACCGGAAATGAAGCGGTGGCTTGGGCGGCCCTGGCCGCCGGGGCGGAAATCATGTACGGTTACCCCATTACGCCCCAGACGGAGATCATGCACTACTGGACCAGGCTGGCCCAGAAATATGACCGGGAATTTCTCCAGACGGAAGATGAGCTGTCGGCGGGTTTTTGCTGTATCGGCGGGGTCCTGGCCGGTAAAAAGGCTTTTACCGGCACCGCCGGGCCGGGGACGGTGCTGATGCAGGAGCCCCTGTCCATGGCGGAAATGATGCGCATTCCCGTGGTGACGGTGATCTGCCAGCGGGGCGGTCCTTCCACCGCCACCGTGATTTATTCCCAGCAGGAAACCAGGTTGACCTGCTTCGGCGGCAACGGGGAAGGGTATCGCATTGTTTACTCCCCCGCCGGGCAGCAGGACTTATTTGACTATACCATCAAGGCTTTCAACACCGCCTGGAAATACCGTTTTCCCACATTTATTCTCAGCGACGGCTACCAGGCGAAAATGCGGGAGCCCTTGACCATTTATGACCCGGAGGTCCGCGGCATCCAGCTGGTGCCTACGGAACCCATCCTGGGCGGCCCCGGTATACCAGGGGTGGACCGGGAGCCGGTCCATGTCCGGAATACCTACAACATGGAAGAAGAACTTTATGAAGTCATCATGGAAATGGACCGGGACTACCGGAGGATAGCCCCGGAAGTGGTGGAATACCGCGCCAAATACATCGACGATGCGGAACTGGTCATCCTGGCTCACGGGATCGTGGCGCGAGCTACCGAGGGAGCAACGGATGAGCTGCGCAAAGCCGGGCTGAAGGTGGGCCATTTTCGCCCCATTACCCTGCGTCCTTTCCCGGCGGAGGCTCTGCGGCAAGGCCTGGCGCGGGCCAAAAAGATCCTGGTGGTGGAATCCGCCATGGGGCAGTTGGCCGGGATGGTGAAAGAGGCTTTGTATCCTTTGGATATTCCCTTGGATACCTATTTCCGGCCCGGCGAGGGCATTACCGTGGAGGAAGTGGTGGAAAAAGTCAGGAAGGATAAAGGATAG